Below is a window of Paenibacillus bovis DNA.
TAATTTGAGAGAAGTGGCTTTCATAGGTTCCTCCTGTATTTACAGCTTGAGTTTGCCGAATTCTTCACCAAAAATGATATCTTTGGCAAGTTCATTGGCTTTGGCGAGGGAAGCGTGCGTACCTGCATCGGTCCACCAGCCATTCAGAATATCAAAGGACAGTTCGCCGCGCTGGATATAAGCGTTGTTCACATCCGTAATTTCGAGTTCGCCGCGTGCGGATGGTTTGAGTGTTTTAACGATATCAAACACATTGCTGTCGAACATATAAATGCCGGTTACCGCATAATCGCTTTTCGGTACTTTTGGTTTCTCTTCGATCGATACGATGCGTTCGCCATCCAGCTCGGCTACACCATAGCGCTGTGGATCGTGAACCTGCTGCAGCAGCAGCTTGGCACCTTGTTTTTGCGCACGGAAATTTTCTACAAAAGAAGCAATATCATCTTCAAATACATTGTCGCCCAGAATAACGATCATCTGATCATCGCCTACAAAATGCTCGGCAAGATCAAGTGCCTGAGCGATACCGCCTGCTTCGTCCTGTACCTTGTATGTAAAGGTTACACCCATCTCACGGCCGCTGCCCAGCAGGTTAACGACATCACCCATATGGTCTTTGCCGGTTACGATCAGGATATCAAGAATACCTGCCTGCTTGAGTTTGTATACGGAATAGAAAATCATTGGATATTTACCTACGGGTAAAAGGTGTTTATTGGTTACTTTGGTCAAAGGGTAAAGGCGTGTACCTGTACCTCCTGCGAGAATAATACCTTTCATCATCATTTCCTCCTGTTTGGTTAATCGGTAGCTATAAACAATACTCCAATAACAATAATTGCTGCGCCAATCCATTTCATTGTAGAAACCGTCTCATGGAACATCATAATGGATAATACAATTCCCAGTACATAGGCGAGACTCTGGATCGGATAAGCTACAGAGAGTGGCAATCTCGATAAAACGACAAACCACACCAGCGTGGCTACAGCATACAGTCCAAGACCAATAATGATGGTAGGTGACAATAGTGCCTTCCACGCATTGCCCAGATTGACGCCGCCCAGCTTTTCAAGCCCCAGTTTGAAAAAAGCCTGGCCGCTTACCAGCATCAATATATTTAATAATAACAATGTATAACTGATAAATGTATCGGACTTAAACATTTCACCCCTCCATTGAACCGATCGTTAAGGATTTTCTTTACGCATCTGTTCTTTTATTTTTTCCATTTCATGCTTCAGGATGCCGACTTCCTGGGATAATTCCTTAATCTTGGTTGTTGATTTGGACAACTCCAGGGTTAGAGAAAGGATAATCATAATCAGTCCCAGGAATGTCAGCAGGAAGAGTGCATTAACAGGAAGTTCAATGCCCATTAAATGGGATATGCCGTTCAGAATCGTTGGGAAAATGGATAATACCACACTGATAATAGTAACGACAAACCAGAGCATGGAATATTTCAGTTCCAGTCTGTATTTACGGATAAAGTTAATTAATAAAACCAGACAAATAAGTGACCCTGCCAACAGGATAAGTTGTAATTTTAGGGATACCATACCTTCTCCTATACCAATTCTTTCCGAAGTTTATCAATCATTATAGCAATAGAAACCTTGATCATATAATATACCGATTTAAAAGCGGTAATCGAGGAAGTTCCACTTGCCCTGTGTTCCATCACAACCGGAATCTCCACGATACGGTAAGCTTTCCGTTTCAGGTACATGATCGATTCCGGCTCCGGATAATCTACCGGATATCTTTTGGAGAAAAGTTCAATCACTTTCCGATTACAGGCTCTGAAACCGGATGTCGGATCAGTAATCAGCTGGCCTGTCAGCGTAAGCAGCAATTTGGAAAAGTAATTGATACCGACTCTACGCAAAAAGGTGGACTGGAAGCCTACTTTCTCGATATAGCGGGAACCGATCACCAGATCAGCTTCTTCATTGATGAGCGGCTTGATCAGTTCACTGATATAGGATGGGTTATGCTGTCCATCGCCGTCAACCTGTATGGCAATATCAAACCCGTTCTCATACGCATATTTGTAGCCGGTCTGCACCGCTCCCCCAATCCCGAGGTTGCACGGCAGATTGATAACGGGGATATCCAGTTCTTTGCAGACAAAAGCCGTATTGTCTGAAGAACAATCATTAATAATAATAAAATTTATGTTTGGATTGTTCAGGGCGCGGATAGATTGAACCAGATTCTCCAGATTCTTCTCCTCGTTATACGCCGGAATGACAATCAAAATTCTCTGATTAATCACAATCACTCACCTTCCAATATCTAGACAACAGGAATCCAGTAACGAACAATAATAAAGAATAACATCAAGACCGAGCTGAATGTGCAGAACGTAATCAGAACATTATCGCTGAAATCCTCTTGTTTGGCTTTCAGGTATCGAGGCAGCTTATGATTATACAACACGGTCAGCAGCAGAATAACAACCGGTATAAAATACCTGCCCTGTACACCCGAGACTGTCGGATAGCCCACTCCGCCAATTTCCGGAATGGATGTCCATGTTAAATAAAGCCCTGTCTCAATTAGAACAACCGAGATAACAAAGGTCGCCAGCGTGATCAGCTTGTGCTTTACAGTGATCGTTATATTCCGGTTGCTGTCCAGAATGGCGAATACCAAAATCAAAAGACAGTACATATAAATAAATATTGGCGGGAAGTTCGTATCCAGCCAGCCCAGATTACCAACAAAACTGTTGGTATAAAAGAAACTGAGCTCATAAAACGTACGTATCAGAATTTCAACATATTCAATCGGATGACTGATAATAAAAGCCAGCTGACCTGATGAATTGCCATTTGTATCAAATTTACCATGAATCTGGCTCAGGAACGACCAAATTCCGTAACTAACCAGTCCGGACAGCAAAATTAATACAAATTGGGTGATTCTGGTTTTCATATTCAGAAACTTTGCTTTGGGTATTAAGGCGAATAGCAGAATCAGCGGGAAATATACCTGCTTCAACTGAATTAATACAAAAGACAGAATACATAATACAATGACATGCTTTCGTTCCAGCGATTTTGCTTCTGGATTAAATGCCAGATGGAATACCAGACCGATAAACAGAAGACAAATGCCGATTACCATACCATCGTAGCTGGTAGAAGATACCAGCCCCAGTGTCATTGGCATACAGGCAATTAGGAACACGACTCTTTTGTAAAATGGAATCAGCTTGAGCGCCATATAGCTACAGAATATAAAGAACAACAGATTACCGATGCGTCCTGCATACATGTAACTCACCGGTGTAAGCAGCTCCGCTTTGCCGAGTGAGAAAATGTACATGAATACTTTAAAGAAAATCATAGCAGCTGCCTGCGGAACATACAGCAGTGGATTGGTCTCCACCGTACTGAACTCGCTAAACACCTTCTCCGAATAATCCGTTGGCGTCGAAATCGCCGTGTAATACTGCTGATAGTTAAATTTCTGTTTGGTATCAGCTTTCATATAGCGATAGCTCGCTTCAAAATCCACAATCGCTTTGGGCAGATAAAAACCAAGTTCCCCCTGCTGATTGGCCTGCGGAATCAGATCAACCATCGCTACGGTATACGCCCGTTTGAAATGACTATCTTCATCGGCCATTTGGAACGGAGGCGTAATAAATACACACAGTAGACCAAATAACAGCAATATACTCAACAATTTTTTTTCAATATTAAATGTTCGTGCCTGTTCTCGCTCCATTCTAAATAGATTCCCCTTCTATACCATGATTTGACTAAAATAATGTACGATTACATACCACTTTAAAGGCCAGGTCTCCCGGCTCTTCCTTGCCATTGCGGATCAGACTGCCGCCGGCATAAGTATCCTTTTTGGACATATAGGCTGTAATGGAATGATCTTTCGTACTGGACTCGGAACTTACATAGATGTAGTATTTTTTATCTTTCGAAAACTTGATAGGCGGGAAACGCATATCGTAGTATGCATTATCCGCCAGACTTTCTGCCTTGATCCGGGTAGAGTAGATTGGCTGGTCGTCGCCGTAGTTACGAATCCCAATCGTTACATGACCGTCGTTTTTACGTGCATACGTAGCCAGTTTGATCGAAAATCCGCTTAAATTGTTCATGGAAGAGACAAATGTCTGACCCACTTCGGTTCCGCCTGTAATCTCCCCGACTGGCTGGGTGCCGTCTGTAGAAATAACCTCGGTCATTTTACCGATATTGCCTCCATACACATAAATGAACAAAACAATCAGAATAATAGGAATCAAAAAGCGCTTAAACCGATTTTGCTTCATATTTTTCACCGTTATTTTCTATAGGTTGTAGTTGATAGTCATACAGGGCCAATACATCGCCTTCGAGCTGCTTCCATTCTTTGCGCTGTGCCGTTTTCAGACCGTTGGCGATAATGCGCTCACGCATACTTGCATCGCTGCATACCGCTTCGATCATCTCGAGTGCATTGGCTGTATTTCCCTGTTCGTACAGCAGGCAGTTGTCATTATGCACCAGGTATTCGATATTGCCTTCATTCGGTGCCACAACAGCTACACCACCGGTAGCCATCATTTCCAGTGGAGGATAGGAAAAGCTCTCCAGGAGACTGGATTTAAGCAGAATATCGCACTGTGCGTACACTTTACCGACCTCATCATGAGGCACTTTATTCAGGAAATGATCAACTCTGTACCAGTCTTTCGGCTTGCCGCTATAGGATAGATACCAGATCTCAAAACGGTTGGGATCGAGTTGATTGGTAATCTTGAAGCTCTCATCCACGTTTTTGTAGTAATCGCTGGAGTTCCCTTCCACGAGGATCTTGATCTTGCCTTCAAACGTGCGCGGTTGATACTGGAAGACCGACAGGTCGATCCCGTTCTCTACATAGGCTGCCTGCTTGTTGTAACGATCTGCCAGCCATTGTTCACACCATTTGGATATGGTTATATATTTAATATTCGAGAAGAAATTATAGGTCAGGTTGGCCCATATGCGCATATGGTTGCCTGGTTCATAGAAGTTGGTCTCAAAATTTTGCACCAGATAATACTTCTCTGTAATTTTGGAATACATATTCAGGAACTCGGTTGTAGACCAAAGCGTAGCTACACATTTACGGAACAATCCATGGAAGCTATGTCTATGGTAAGAAATGACGTTGATTTCCCCATCTTTGTTAATGATATTTTTATCATCTTCACTCATCGAGATAATCGTGACATCCTTGCCATGATCCCGCAAAATATTACAATGCTTGATGACTACGTTCACGCCACCGCTGATCTGTGTAGAAGGAAGCACAAAAGCAATATTGTCATGCAGCTTGGATTCGATAAATTCAAACAGCTTGTATCCGTTGCTCATCGTCGTCCAGCCATTGATAACGGTAGTATGAGCCTGCTTACCGATCTGATTACGATAGTTTGCATCAGCAATCAGCTTATCCAGATACAATGTCCAGTCTTCAATTGTATCGCACAGGATGCCATCCACCTCATGTGTCATTACGTCTTTGAATGCGCCGATATTGCTGGCGATTGTCGGAACTTTAACCAGTCCGGCTTCGGTCCACTTGTTCTCCGATTTGGCTTCATTGAAGATCGTATCTACCAGTGGTGCCAGGTTGATATGCACATTGGCAATCAGATCCGGCAGATTAGTCCAGTCGGTAAATTTCTCAAAAATGATCCGGTCTTTGTAATCGCTCAGTTCGGTTGGAATATCCAGAATACCTACTACTTTCAGATAGGCGTTTGGATGCTTTTCGAACATTTCTCTGACAACATTAATGATCAGGTTAAAATCTTCGTTATGTGTAATACTGCCGCTAAAATAACCCATAATGACACGGTTATCCGGAGCAGTATTGGCTTCTGCCATCTTCAATTCTTTGGCTTTGAGTGCTTTTAGGGAAAGATCTACCATTTTCTCGGAAGCTACATTTCGGTTTACAAATACCTCATCTACATAATTGCCAAGCTCTGCCGCCAGTCTTCCGGTTGTTGTAATCGCATAATCACACATTCTCAGTGTCTTTTGCGTACGATTTACACCATCCATATACTGATCCAGCTCGTCCTTGCTCATCGTATTCAGATAATCAATTTCTTTGACATACTTATGATCAATAACCAGATCATCGATATCAAAAAAGACAGTTTTATTAAAGTATTTGGCTTTTTGGATTAATTCTTCAACGACTGGAGTGTGCGGGCAGCGAAAAAAAACAAATGTTCTGTAGTAACGTACCATTTCGATATCAAGTTCTTCATAATACACGCTATCACAGGAATATCCGTTGAAATGAAGCTGCTCAATCTGATGATCTACACGGTAACGGGGCGGATGCGGAAGAGAACAGCCATTTATAAAGAGTATGTCTTTAAAATGGTATTTGGAGGGGATATGTTTTTTTAATACTCTTTTTTTCGTGTAATTATAGGCCTTCCGAACAAGCGATTTACTCCCTTCATACTTCATGGTAGAAATCGTTTTTTTCATAAGCGCATTTATACCCAACTTTATCACCTTCACACAATTTATTTTACGCGATTAACTCAGTTCTTATGATCCTGCAGCAGCATGCGTTGTTTGTCTTTGATATAACTTTTCTGGCGTTCGCCTCCGGCTGTCGACGTTGGAGATATTCTCCAGTGATACAATACCTTGGACACATGCCTCATTCTGGCCCCTTTTTGCACAGCACGGATAGCCAGATCCCAATCCTGCACACCTTCATAACCTGATCTGAAGCCTCCGATGCTCTGCACCAGGGCAGTCCGGTATACCGCAAGATGGCAAATATAATTCATGGCAAACAGCAGCGGCAGTCCCCATTCTTTTTTGAAAAATGGCTGTACTCTTTTACCGTCGAGCCATTTGTCCTCATCACTGAACAGAAGATCTGTATCCCGATGCTGGTTTAATGTTTTGACTACTTCATACAGGGCAAAATCAGCCAGCGCATCATCATTGTCCAGCAGTACGATATATTCGCCACTCGCCATAGAGAGTGCCGTATTGCTGCACTCCGAGATATGACCGTTCTGGCTGCGATATGTCACATGAATTCTGTCATCCAGCTGTTTGTATTCTTCCAGTACCTTCCGTATATGAGGCATGGTGGAATGGTCATCTGCAATACAAAGTTCCCAGTTGGTATAGTACTGTCGCCGAACCGATTCTATGCATTCTCGCAAATATTCTTCCTGTACATTATATACAGGAAGAATAATGGATAGCAGCGGCTGATAGTCAAACCGGGTACATTCCTGACGAGCCGCTTCAATATCATACTGCTCGTTGGATTGGATCCACTTGTCATACCAGCTGCTCCCCTGTAGTTTCCGGAAAGGATGATATTTGATCTGAAATCGAATTACATACTTAGCTATAGTGTAGTACAATCCAGGAAACACGAGTGAATCCATCCCCTTTCCTAGCTGTACTTGGAATAATAAAAGTCACACAATTCTTCGATATTGCCTTCCTTGATCAGCTGCCCTTTTTCCAGAATAATTCCTCTGCTGCAAAGACTGCGAATCTGCTCAATAGAGTGGGAAACAAGCAGTACGCTCGTTCCTTCCTGAACCATCTGACTGATCTTGGCTTCACATTTCTGCTGGAACTTGAAGTCACCGACAGACAAAATCTCATCGACAATCAGAATATCCGGTCTGGTCGACGTTGCAATTGCAAATCCCAGACGTGCATACATACCGGAAGAGTAGTTTTTGACAGGTACATCAATAAAATCCTGCAGTTCCGAGAATTCCACAATCTCTGCAAAACGGGCATTCATTTCCTTTTTGGAATAACCCAGTATTGCACCATTGAGGTAAATATTCTCGCGCGCAGTCAATTCAGCATCAAATCCGGCACCCAATTCGATAAGTGGAGCCATTCTGCCACTGATATTGACAGAGCCTTTGGTCGGCTTCAGAACACCAGCCACCGTTTTGAGCAGTGTACTTTTACCTGCTCCGTTCAGACCGAGTACGCCGAACAATTCTCCTCGATTCACCCGAAAACTGACGTCACTCAGTGCCCAGAATTCAGTATAACTGATCTGGTTTTTGAGTCTTTTGATCAAAAACTCTTTTAGACCGCTGATTTTCTCGGTGGTCATGTTAAAACACATTGAAACATGTTGAACATCTATAATTATGTTACTTGTTTCCATTATAAAACTCCTTAGATGTAAAGGATAAATTTATCCTGGCGTTGTTTGAACAGATACACGCCAATCAATAAAGTGACAAATGCATAGCTGGCACACTGAATATTTAATTCCAGCGGAGGAACATGCCCGTATAACAGCGTCTCGCGGAAATGCGTAACAAAGTAGAACATCGGATTCCCCAGAAGAAGCGGCATATAACGGTCTGGCATAATATTCATTGGATAGATAATTGGTGTAGCATACATCCATGCTGTAATCAATACTCCATAGATATGTTCAACATCTCTGAAAAAGACAACTACACTACAAAGAATAAGACCGACACCAAGGCTGAAGATGAATACATAAAAGATAGACAGGAAACTGAATATAAATGTATATTTAAGGTCCACTCCTGTAATCACACAAACGATCAATACCGCACAGAGTGAAAACAGCATATTTACCAGCGAGTACAATACCTTGGATAAAGGGAATATATACTTGGGTATATATACTTTTTTGATAATCTGACCGGATGAATAGATCGATCCCATAGCCAGTGATGTAGAATCAGAGAAAAAGCCAAATAGTACCTGGCCGCTAATGACATAAGCCGCGAAATTCTCAACGTTAAACTTAAAAAGCTCCTGAAATACCAGCGTAATAATAATCATCGTCAACAATGGATTAAGTACACTCCAGATAATACCAAGAACAGAACGCTTATATTTAATTTTGATATCCTTGGCCACCAGCAGCTTCAATAAATCCTTGTATTTATAAAAATTTAAAAAGTAACGCTTCAACTCATACATTTCCTTACCGCCACCTAATTGTCTCAATTTTCTGTATCTCAACGGCGATTGTCTATCTTTTTACAGACAAGGCCGGGTGTAGCACGGTTATACCTTCTTTGGCTAGCATCCTATTTGACAGAGAACCGGCAGATAACCGGTATTCTGTCAGGCACGGTACATATCCATGCACAGCGCCCGCATTATATCACGGCTAATCCAGTATACGTTAAACCGTATAAAGCGTCCACCGCAGGCGGGCAGCAGTCAAATCACTGATACTGCCCTGCAGATAGTCATGTATTCTTTTTGGGGCGCTTGACTACTCGGCTAATTGCACGCAGTGGTTTGGTGATCTGCCATGAAGTAGAACTGGTCACCAGAACATTTTCGTGCTCCAGCTCCTGCTTGGCAACCAGCAGACCATCACGCTCATGCAGAGTGGCCAGCAGCAAATTATGCAAGTGCTGCTTTTCCTCGCGTTCTGTCTCAAGCTGGGCCTCCAGCCTGTCAATCCGCGGCTTCATCATCTTGAAGACGCTCTCTCCATTCAGAATTTGGATATGTCCCTGGATTGTTAATGCACTTATGTCGTTATGCTCCAGCTCAACAGCGAATTGCGGATCAAGCTCATGGAACTCTGCATACTCTTCTGTCTGGCTGAATGCATTTAAAGGTACAAACCGGGCCGGCTCCGAAGAGGATACGATATGAAGTCGAGTGATATATCCATCTACAGGCTGCCATTTGACACTATGGATCGAATCCAGATGATCCATATGATCGAAACAGACTTTGAACTCCCTGCCTTCAATCGTAAGTTCACCGGTAAAACAGCTTTCCTCTGTCCCGTCTTGCCCATACTTCACAAACAGCTTGCTTGGAAATACCTGCTCTGTCTGGGATGGCATAATGCTGTTGATTTTTTCCGTATCGGATATTTCCTGATCCGAACACAACGCAATCAAATACTTGCCATTATTCGGAGTATCATGAATATCATGAAGTCGGTAATAATCACCTGTACGTGCCTGAACCTCTGCCGAACTCAAATAGCTGAATGTACAGAATCCCTGGCGAAACATATGAATATGCTGAAATTTCGTTTTTAAAAAGTCTTCAAATTCCGAATAATAAAATTCTCTAATATGGAAGTGATTTGTGAAACCAACGATATCCGAGTATAATCTCTTGTCGGGCGTAGACATAATCAACATGCCGCCCGGCGTCAATACTCGCTTGATCTCATGCAGGAACCGCTCCTGTGCTGCTGAATCCACATGTTCAATCGTCTCAAAGCTGACGACTACATCAACCGAATGGTCCGGCAAAGGAAGTGTCTGTATATCCGAGACGATAAATTCGGTATTGTCTGATCGGTAGGTCCCCGATGCCCAGCGAATAGAATCTTCCGATATATCGATTCCTGTAACATGGGTAGCATACTGGGATATCAGATTGGTGCCATAGCCTTCTCCGCACGCGGCATCCAGAACTTTCTTGTTTTTTACAAAATCAAGAATGGCATGATATCTTTGTTTATGTTCAACTTCGATTTCGCCAAAAACTTTGTCAGGAATATACCTTTCGCCCGTAAAGTCCATTTTGTCCTCCTTCGTTTCGCTATCCTCAATAAAGTATTAAATGGAGCTATCCTATTTGAGAATAGTTCCTGCAATTAAAATGTGCTAAAATAGCTTAGAATTATAACTTAAAAGGAGTATATAACATTGGCTAATCCAGTATACGGCAAACAGTTTAAAGCGTCCACTGAGGACGAAAAACGTAATGGCATGTTCTGGGTCGTTAACATCTGTCTTATTTTGTTCCTGTTATGGACCCCATTTCAAATTGCATTGTTTAATGGTCTCGGCGTAAGTTTTGAGCAACCGATTTTCTGGGCAGTCATGGCTGCCGGCGTCCTGTTGATTCTGGGAATGATTCAATTCCACAAAAAAATCAAACTGGAAGATCAAAGAGATATGGTGGCACTGCTCATTATTCTGCTGCCCATCTCGTATATGATCTCCATGTTTTCGGCCGCCTCTTGGCATTATGCCGTAAATATGGTGCTAATACAATGGATGTATGCATTTATTTTCGTGATTGGTGTGTACATGCTGCGTGATCGTTTGTCCAACAAAATTATTCAAATTACCATCATGGGTTCCGCGTACTTGATTATTCTGTTCGGATTCCTCAACTGGTTCGGCCAGGGGATTCTGGGTGGACATCTGGTATCCTGGTTCTCAGTAGCTGTAAGCAACGGCGTATACGTCGATGCAGTTATGAGCGATTCCAACGGCTGGCGTCTGACTTCCGTATTCCAGTATGCGAATACATATGCGGCCTTCCTGATGGCGATCCTGTTCGCAGGACTCTTTAATGTAAGCCGTCTGAAAAGATCGTATGATCACTTTATCCACGGCTTTATGCTGGTACCGATTATTCTGTCCCTGATCCTGACGCTGTCACGCGGTGGTCTTGTAGTGCTTCCATTTGTGCTGCTGATCCTGCTGCTGATGCTGCGTCCTGCCCAACAGATTCTCTGGGTTGTTTATATTGTAATCGCCGGTATCGCATCTGCTGTGATCCTGAATCCGGTAACGGCTATCGGTCTGCAGGTTATTGCCAAGTATGATGGCGGTGTAGCTGCCAAAGGCTGGGCTTACCTGCTGGTTACATCGCTGATCGTCGGATTGATTGCGGTAGTAATTGGTCGTTTTATTGCTCCAAAACTGGAGCATGGCGTAGAAGGCTGGACCGCAAAGCGTTTCTCCAGCATCTGGCTGCCGATTGGCTCGGCTGTCGTCGGTGGTATTATTCTGGTTCTATTGATTGCAACGAATCTGCGTAATCTACTGCCGGAAAATATCCGTGTTCGTTTTGAAAATATCAACTTCCAGCAAAGTAGTGTATTGGAGCGTTTTACGTTTTATCGTGATGCCATGAAACTGCTGCGTGACTATCCGTTCTTCGGTGGCGGTGGCGGTGCATGGGGTGCGGCTTTTGAAGCGTACCAGAATAACCCGTATGTCAGCCGTCAGGCGCATAACTTCTTCGTACAGTATCTGGTCGAAGTCGGGGTGATAGGATTTATTATTTTCATTTTGTTCGTTGGTTTTATTTTCTACAAATATATTCGCGGTTATATCAAATCGGAACGCGAGAAAAAGGAATCTCATTTCCTTTACTTTATACTCGTTGTATCGATTCTGATGCACAGTCTGCTCGACTTTAACTTGAGTTATGTGTATATGAGTATTCTGGTATTCCTGGGTCTTGGCGGTATGGCTGCTGCAATGGATGCACAGCCGCTCAAACGTCTCAAACTGGGCGCCGGAACAATCCGTGGTATTTATGTATCGCTGATGGGGATAGCCGTGATTGCAGTTGTGTTTACGGCGCTGCGCTTCAAGGAAGCTTCCGCTGATGTAATGGAAGTAACCACCATGGCAAATACTCCGCAGGCTACGTATGAAGGATTGCGCAAGCCGCTGGATGACGCATTGTCGATCCGCAGCACGTTCCCGGATGCAGCAGTCTTCCTGAGTTCACTGCTTGTACAGGGTTACCAGCAGAC
It encodes the following:
- a CDS encoding class I SAM-dependent methyltransferase, with the protein product MDFTGERYIPDKVFGEIEVEHKQRYHAILDFVKNKKVLDAACGEGYGTNLISQYATHVTGIDISEDSIRWASGTYRSDNTEFIVSDIQTLPLPDHSVDVVVSFETIEHVDSAAQERFLHEIKRVLTPGGMLIMSTPDKRLYSDIVGFTNHFHIREFYYSEFEDFLKTKFQHIHMFRQGFCTFSYLSSAEVQARTGDYYRLHDIHDTPNNGKYLIALCSDQEISDTEKINSIMPSQTEQVFPSKLFVKYGQDGTEESCFTGELTIEGREFKVCFDHMDHLDSIHSVKWQPVDGYITRLHIVSSSEPARFVPLNAFSQTEEYAEFHELDPQFAVELEHNDISALTIQGHIQILNGESVFKMMKPRIDRLEAQLETEREEKQHLHNLLLATLHERDGLLVAKQELEHENVLVTSSTSWQITKPLRAISRVVKRPKKNT
- a CDS encoding O-antigen ligase family protein: MANPVYGKQFKASTEDEKRNGMFWVVNICLILFLLWTPFQIALFNGLGVSFEQPIFWAVMAAGVLLILGMIQFHKKIKLEDQRDMVALLIILLPISYMISMFSAASWHYAVNMVLIQWMYAFIFVIGVYMLRDRLSNKIIQITIMGSAYLIILFGFLNWFGQGILGGHLVSWFSVAVSNGVYVDAVMSDSNGWRLTSVFQYANTYAAFLMAILFAGLFNVSRLKRSYDHFIHGFMLVPIILSLILTLSRGGLVVLPFVLLILLLMLRPAQQILWVVYIVIAGIASAVILNPVTAIGLQVIAKYDGGVAAKGWAYLLVTSLIVGLIAVVIGRFIAPKLEHGVEGWTAKRFSSIWLPIGSAVVGGIILVLLIATNLRNLLPENIRVRFENINFQQSSVLERFTFYRDAMKLLRDYPFFGGGGGAWGAAFEAYQNNPYVSRQAHNFFVQYLVEVGVIGFIIFILFVGFIFYKYIRGYIKSEREKKESHFLYFILVVSILMHSLLDFNLSYVYMSILVFLGLGGMAAAMDAQPLKRLKLGAGTIRGIYVSLMGIAVIAVVFTALRFKEASADVMEVTTMANTPQATYEGLRKPLDDALSIRSTFPDAAVFLSSLLVQGYQQTKDDQFYNEDMTLLTKAHEKEPFNKDILKQMVTLYQVHGDTDQAFNLMVDNIPKYKWDISWYEGVISQAYILGNQAHEKKDTAAEQKYFQAGLTIYQQVLDGMQYLTTLPEGQLQGREFDVTPKIALSIGQIQLMQGKNADAAATLKRGLKDDLSDETNKQVARYYLAALQKEGQKDQAVYDKLIAVDAKEKEQIDQLAKTTY